The following coding sequences lie in one Arabidopsis thaliana chromosome 3, partial sequence genomic window:
- the UGT73D1 gene encoding UDP-glucosyl transferase 73D1 (UDP-glucosyl transferase 73D1 (UGT73D1); FUNCTIONS IN: transferase activity, transferring hexosyl groups, UDP-glycosyltransferase activity; INVOLVED IN: metabolic process; LOCATED IN: endomembrane system; EXPRESSED IN: stem, sepal, stamen; EXPRESSED DURING: 4 anthesis; CONTAINS InterPro DOMAIN/s: UDP-glucuronosyl/UDP-glucosyltransferase (InterPro:IPR002213); BEST Arabidopsis thaliana protein match is: don-glucosyltransferase 1 (TAIR:AT2G36800.1); Has 7415 Blast hits to 7339 proteins in 377 species: Archae - 0; Bacteria - 180; Metazoa - 2057; Fungi - 21; Plants - 5064; Viruses - 36; Other Eukaryotes - 57 (source: NCBI BLink).) gives MHKHLLNPKMESKIVSKAKRLHFVLIPLMAQGHLIPMVDISKILARQGNIVTIVTTPQNASRFAKTVDRARLESGLEINVVKFPIPYKEFGLPKDCETLDTLPSKDLLRRFYDAVDKLQEPMERFLEQQDIPPSCIISDKCLFWTSRTAKRFKIPRIVFHGMCCFSLLSSHNIHLHSPHLSVSSAVEPFPIPGMPHRIEIARAQLPGAFEKLANMDDVREKMRESESEAFGVIVNSFQELEPGYAEAYAEAINKKVWFVGPVSLCNDRMADLFDRGSNGNIAISETECLQFLDSMRPRSVLYVSLGSLCRLIPNQLIELGLGLEESGKPFIWVIKTEEKHMIELDEWLKRENFEERVRGRGIVIKGWSPQAMILSHGSTGGFLTHCGWNSTIEAICFGVPMITWPLFAEQFLNEKLIVEVLNIGVRVGVEIPVRWGDEERLGVLVKKPSVVKAIKLLMDQDCQRVDENDDDNEFVRRRRRIQELAVMAKKAVEEKGSSSINVSILIQDVLEQLSLV, from the coding sequence ATGCATAAACATTTGCTAAACCCAAAAATGGAATCAAAAATAGTTTCAAAAGCCAAAAGACTTCACTTTGTTTTGATCCCTCTCATGGCTCAAGGGCATCTGATCCCCATGGTCGACATCTCCAAGATTCTTGCACGACAAGGCAACATCGTTACCATAGTTACAACCCCTCAAAATGCTTCTAGGTTTGCGAAGACAGTTGACCGAGCAAGATTAGAGTCGGGTCTCGAAATCAATGTCGTTAAATTTCCAATTCCTTACAAAGAATTCGGTCTTCCCAAAGATTGTGAGACTCTGGACACTTTGCCCTCCAAAGACCTCCTACGAAGATTCTATGACGCTGTGGATAAACTCCAAGAGCCCATGGAACGGTTTCTTGAGCAACAAGATATCCCTCCAAGTTGCATAATCTCCGATAAATGCCTTTTTTGGACGTCAAGAACCGCAAAGAGGTTCAAAATCCCGAGGATCGTGTTCCATGGAATGTgttgcttctctcttttgagTTCGCACAATATCCATCTTCATAGCCCGCACCTCTCGGTTTCTTCGGCCGTAGAGCCATTCCCTATACCAGGAATGCCACATAGGATTGAGATAGCTAGAGCTCAGTTACCTGGTGCTTTTGAGAAGTTAGCAAATATGGATGACGTTCGCGAGAAGATGCGTGAATCTGAATCAGAAGCCTTTGGGGTTATTGTTAATAGCTTCCAGGAATTGGAGCCTGGCTATGCAGAGGCCTACGCTGAGGCCATCAATAAGAAGGTATGGTTCGTTGGACCCGTTTCTTTATGCAACGACCGTATGGCTGACCTATTCGATAGAGGAAGTAATGGTAACATCGCAATAAGCGAGACCGAATGCTTGCAGTTTCTTGACTCGATGAGACCAAGGTCAGTCTTATATGTTTCTCTTGGTAGCCTCTGTCGACTAATACCTAATCAATTGATAGAACTAGGTTTAGGGTTAGAAGAATCGGGAAAACCCTTTATTTGGGTGATAAAGACCGAGGAAAAACACATGATTGAGCTAGACGAATGGCTAAAACGCGAAAATTTTGAAGAGCGAGTTAGAGGAAGAGGGATAGTAATAAAGGGTTGGAGTCCTCAGGCTATGATACTCTCACATGGTTCAACCGGCGGGTTCTTGACTCATTGCGGTTGGAATTCTACAATAGAAGCGATATGTTTTGGTGTACCAATGATCACATGGCCGTTGTTCGCTGAACAATTTCTCAATGAGAAACTCATCGTGGAGGTTTTGAACATCGGGGTTAGGGTTGGGGTGGAGATTCCGGTGAGATGGGGAGACGAGGAGAGACTTGGAGTGTTGGTCAAGAAACCGAGTGTTGTGAAAGCTATAAAGCTTTTGATGGACCAAGATTGTCAACGTGTAGacgaaaatgatgatgataatgaattcgTGAGACGAAGGAGACGTATTCAAGAACTTGCAGTAATGGCGAAAAAGGCTGTGGAAGAAAAGGGATCTTCGAGTATTAACGTTTCAATTTTAATCCAAGATGTTTTGGAGCAATTGAGTCTCGTGTAG